In Phacochoerus africanus isolate WHEZ1 chromosome 2, ROS_Pafr_v1, whole genome shotgun sequence, one DNA window encodes the following:
- the LOC125121352 gene encoding olfactory receptor 1L8-like, translating into MSMERVNQTSSVSEFILLGLSSRPEDQKPLFSLFLTIYLVTITGNLLIILAIRSDPQLQTPMYFFLTFLSFTDICFTTTIVPRMLVNFLSHKTISYAGCLTQMYFIYALGNTDSFLLAVMAFDRYVAICDPFHYVTIMSHHRCVLMVALSCSLPHLHSLLHTLLLNQLTFCDSNIIHHFLCDLSPLMKLSCSSTSVNETVMIIEGSFILVTPFLCIAFSYIRILTAVLKIPSAAGKRKAFSTCGSHVTVVTLFYGSIFYVYLQPVSSYTIRDHMATIVYTVLSSMLNPFIYSLRNKDLKQGLRKLVGSRKLQAASS; encoded by the coding sequence ATGTCAATGGAAAGAGTCAACCAAACCAGCAGTGTCTCTGAGTTCATCCTCCTGGGACTCTCCTCCCGGCCCGAGGACCAGAAGCCACTCTTTAGCCTCTTCCTCACCATATACCTGGTCACCATCACAggaaacctgctcatcatcctggccaTCCGCTCAGATCCCCAGCTCCAGactcccatgtatttcttcctgactTTCCTGTCTTTCACTGACATTTGCTTCACAACAACCATTGTCCCCAGGATGCTGGTGAACTTCCTGTCCCATAAGACCATCTCCTATGCTGGGTGTCTGACTcagatgtattttatatatgcctTGGGCAACACTGACAGTTTCCTTCTAGCAGTCATGGCCtttgaccgctatgtggccatctgtgaTCCCTTCCACTATGTCACCATCATGAGTCACCACCGCTGTGTCCTGATGGTGGCCCTCTCCTGCTCATTGCCTCACCTCCACTCACTGCTACACACACTTCTGCTGAATCAGCTCACCTTCTGTGACTCAAATATCATCCATCACTTTCTCTGTGACCTCAGTCCTCTGATGAAATTGTCATGCTCCTCCACATCTGTCAATGAAACTGTGATGATTATAGAAGGATCTTTTATTTTAGTGACCCCCTTTCTATGCATTGCTTTCTCTTACATACGAATCCTCACTGCAGTTCTCAAAATTCCCTCAGCTGCTGGCAAACGCAAAGCCTTCTCCACTTGTGGTTCTCATGTCACTGTGGTGACACTCTTTTATGGAAGCATCTTCTATGTCTATTTACAGCCTGTGTCCTCCTACACCATCAGGGACCACATGGCAACAATTGTCTACACAGTTCTGTCCTCCATGCTCAATCCCTTTATCTATAGCCTGAGAAACAAAGACTTGAAACAGGGCCTGAGGAAGCTGGTGGGCAGCAGGAAACTCCAGGCAGCATCCTCTTGA
- the LOC125120860 gene encoding 28 kDa heat- and acid-stable phosphoprotein-like, with protein MPKGGRKGGHKGRARQYTSPKEIDAQLQAEKQKAREEQEQGEEGGDGAGDPKKEKKSLDSDESEDEEDDYQQKRKGMEGLIDIENPNRVAQTTKKVTQLDLDGPKELSRREREEIEKQKAKERYMKMHLAGKTEQAKADLARLAIIRKQREEAARKKEEE; from the coding sequence ATGCctaaaggagggagaaagggaggccaCAAAGGCCGGGCGAGGCAGTACACGAGCCCCAAGGAGATCGACGCACAGCTCCAGGCTGAAAAGCAGAAGGCCCGGGAAGAACAGGAGCAAGGAGAAGAAGGTGGAGATGGGGCAGGTGACcccaaaaaggagaagaaatccTTAGATTCAGATGAGAGTGAGGATGAAGAAGATGATTACCAGCAAAAGCGCAAGGGCATGGAAGGGCTCATCGACATTGAGAACCCCAACCGGGTGGCACAGACAACCaaaaaggtcacacagctggaccTGGACGGGCCCAAGGAACTTTCccggagagaaagagaagaaatcgAGAAGCAGAAAGCAAAAGAGCGTTACATGAAAATGCATTTAGCGGGGAAGACAGAGCAAGCCAAGGCCGACCTCGCGCGGCTGGCGATCATCCGGAAACAGCGGGAGGAGGCtgccaggaagaaggaagaagaatga